A single Chryseobacterium sp. DNA region contains:
- a CDS encoding DUF3347 domain-containing protein — translation MKKYIITAALSLFSIISLSAQSKKDAQVSKLYQNYIAIKSALASDDADKTSKAAMEFIKTASAIDYKLVSEGNLNILRKDASVISEARTVAAQRETFFNLSDNMIALTKQFKLSDKPVYVQYCPMADGSWLSDEKQIVNPYYGKSMLSCGSVKSEIK, via the coding sequence ATGAAAAAGTATATCATTACAGCAGCCTTATCTTTATTTTCAATTATTTCACTCTCAGCACAGTCTAAAAAGGATGCTCAGGTTTCAAAACTGTATCAGAATTATATCGCCATAAAATCAGCGCTAGCTTCCGATGATGCAGACAAAACGTCCAAAGCAGCTATGGAATTTATTAAAACAGCCTCAGCCATCGATTATAAATTGGTATCTGAAGGCAATCTCAATATTCTGAGAAAAGATGCATCTGTCATTTCTGAGGCCAGAACTGTTGCAGCGCAAAGAGAAACTTTTTTCAATCTTTCGGATAATATGATTGCTTTGACCAAGCAGTTTAAGCTTTCTGATAAACCAGTCTATGTACAATATTGCCCAATGGCTGACGGAAGTTGGCTGAGTGACGAAAAACAGATCGTCAATCCGTACTATGGGAAATCTATGCTTTCATGTGGAAGTGTAAAGTCAGAAATTAAGTAA
- a CDS encoding multicopper oxidase domain-containing protein: MKKLIMFLALLFSVFSFAQTTKTYYTCPMHAEVVSSKPGDCPKCGMTLVKKTVVVKPKVVAKPQEKLMPKTETKPRPAETKINKVKAEKKAEVKKVNNVKKADKAMMAKPYAKPEMKNVSAKTQVLNSSQSKPQAQDQTTYTCPMHPEVISDKPGKCPKCGMDLVEKEDHSHTEAESPTEEKSVLRRNSENGRITFGGKTVRYDLYVKDTIVNFTGKNRRAIAVNGKLQAPTLYFTEGDTAEIYLHNMLKENTGLHWHGVILPNEHDGVPYLTTKPVQPGETHLYKFRVSQNGTYWYHSHEALQEQIGMNGILVFKKREGEPKTEYNAEIPVLLGDWTDDDPMQIARRLHMANTDWYAIKKNAVQSYWEAIKSGNFGTKALNEWKRMEAMDVSDVYYDKFLINGAPSSDYSGLKAGDKVRLRVANGGSSTYFWLNYGGGKIKVVGNDGNDVVPVEVDRLIVGVSETYDIEVPIPENKSFEFRATSEDRIGHASLWLGSGEKVEAPNLPRLMLFEGMKMMNGMMEMSGNMKPMNMTMGNQMMDMNEVMYPELSESQRKTTMKHINEMMGVKTKEEKKSEDHSQHSGMEMKEEKTIKRLSYHILKSPEKTILPTDSIREMKFTLEGNMNHYLWTLDNKTVTETDKILIKKGEVLRIKMYNNSMMRHPMHLHGHDFRLINSKGEYSPLKNVVDIMPMETVTIEFAANQDGDWFFHCHILYHMMAGMGRIFSYENSKPNPQLPNRKLAWKNFLQDNKMVSSMAMLDVASNKMHAETMTMFGPRWANLNEFHSNWNFDHFEGSAKVGRFLGKFQWALPYAGVRIQKNHGIMERQMAEDMGIEYHGKTTWFGQQKASKSKAAFIVGVQYLLPMLITADASVDHNGKVLLELSREDILLSRRLRGNFSVNSDGEFSTGIRYIVQKWLSLSGNYDNEQGWGAGVTLTY, translated from the coding sequence ATGAAAAAGCTAATAATGTTTCTGGCGCTTTTGTTTTCTGTCTTTAGTTTTGCGCAAACTACAAAAACCTATTATACTTGTCCGATGCATGCCGAAGTAGTATCCTCAAAACCTGGAGACTGCCCGAAATGCGGAATGACATTGGTGAAAAAAACGGTGGTTGTAAAACCTAAAGTAGTGGCTAAGCCGCAGGAAAAACTGATGCCTAAAACAGAGACAAAACCAAGACCGGCAGAAACTAAAATAAATAAGGTTAAAGCTGAGAAAAAAGCAGAAGTTAAAAAGGTTAATAATGTAAAGAAAGCTGATAAGGCCATGATGGCAAAACCTTATGCCAAGCCGGAGATGAAGAATGTATCAGCTAAGACTCAGGTTTTAAATTCATCACAGTCTAAACCTCAGGCGCAGGATCAAACTACCTATACCTGCCCGATGCACCCTGAAGTCATTTCAGACAAACCGGGAAAGTGTCCTAAATGTGGGATGGATCTGGTAGAAAAAGAAGATCATTCCCACACAGAAGCTGAGAGTCCAACAGAAGAAAAATCTGTTTTAAGACGTAATTCCGAAAACGGAAGAATTACCTTTGGAGGAAAGACAGTACGCTATGATCTGTATGTAAAAGATACGATTGTCAATTTTACCGGAAAAAACCGGAGAGCAATCGCTGTCAACGGAAAACTTCAGGCCCCGACTTTATATTTTACCGAAGGAGATACCGCTGAGATCTATCTGCACAATATGCTTAAAGAAAATACAGGACTTCACTGGCACGGGGTGATTCTGCCTAACGAACATGACGGTGTTCCTTATCTTACCACCAAACCTGTACAGCCCGGTGAAACGCATTTATACAAGTTCAGAGTCTCTCAAAACGGAACCTATTGGTATCACTCCCATGAAGCACTCCAGGAACAGATCGGAATGAACGGGATTCTGGTTTTCAAAAAAAGAGAAGGTGAACCAAAAACAGAGTATAATGCAGAGATTCCTGTATTACTTGGAGATTGGACTGATGATGATCCGATGCAGATTGCGAGAAGACTTCATATGGCCAATACAGACTGGTATGCCATAAAGAAAAATGCAGTGCAGAGTTACTGGGAAGCGATCAAGTCCGGAAACTTCGGAACAAAGGCACTGAATGAATGGAAAAGAATGGAAGCGATGGACGTGAGCGATGTCTATTATGATAAATTCCTGATCAATGGTGCTCCCAGCTCGGATTATTCCGGTTTAAAAGCCGGTGATAAAGTAAGACTCCGGGTGGCAAACGGAGGTTCCTCTACTTATTTCTGGCTGAATTACGGAGGAGGGAAGATCAAAGTAGTAGGGAATGACGGAAACGATGTCGTACCGGTAGAAGTTGACCGTTTGATCGTTGGGGTTTCTGAAACCTATGATATTGAAGTTCCCATTCCCGAAAATAAAAGTTTTGAATTCAGGGCTACTTCAGAAGACAGAATAGGACACGCGTCCCTTTGGCTGGGTTCCGGTGAAAAAGTAGAAGCTCCCAATCTACCGAGACTGATGCTTTTTGAAGGAATGAAAATGATGAACGGAATGATGGAGATGAGCGGAAATATGAAACCCATGAATATGACGATGGGTAACCAGATGATGGATATGAATGAAGTGATGTATCCTGAACTGTCTGAAAGCCAGAGAAAAACAACCATGAAGCACATCAATGAGATGATGGGCGTAAAAACTAAGGAAGAGAAAAAGTCAGAAGATCATTCACAGCATTCAGGAATGGAGATGAAGGAAGAGAAAACGATCAAAAGGCTGTCTTACCATATTTTAAAATCTCCTGAGAAAACCATTCTTCCAACAGACAGCATCCGTGAAATGAAATTTACGCTGGAAGGGAATATGAACCATTATCTGTGGACGCTGGATAATAAAACCGTTACGGAAACAGATAAAATTCTGATTAAAAAAGGAGAAGTTCTTAGAATTAAGATGTATAATAATTCTATGATGCGCCACCCGATGCACCTTCACGGGCATGATTTCAGACTGATCAATTCAAAAGGAGAGTACTCCCCATTGAAAAATGTAGTGGATATCATGCCGATGGAAACAGTAACTATAGAATTTGCTGCCAATCAGGATGGCGACTGGTTTTTCCACTGCCATATCTTATACCATATGATGGCTGGAATGGGAAGAATCTTCAGCTATGAGAATTCAAAACCTAATCCGCAGCTTCCTAACCGGAAACTGGCCTGGAAAAACTTTTTACAGGACAATAAAATGGTAAGTTCTATGGCGATGCTGGATGTGGCAAGTAATAAAATGCACGCAGAAACCATGACGATGTTCGGACCAAGATGGGCTAATCTGAATGAGTTTCATTCCAATTGGAATTTTGACCATTTTGAAGGAAGCGCCAAAGTGGGAAGATTCTTAGGGAAATTCCAGTGGGCACTTCCTTACGCTGGAGTAAGAATCCAAAAGAACCATGGGATCATGGAAAGGCAGATGGCAGAAGATATGGGAATAGAGTACCATGGCAAGACAACCTGGTTTGGACAGCAGAAGGCTTCAAAAAGCAAGGCCGCTTTCATCGTAGGGGTTCAATACCTGCTGCCCATGTTAATTACCGCTGATGCAAGCGTTGATCACAATGGAAAAGTATTATTGGAGCTAAGCCGGGAGGATATTCTGCTTTCCAGAAGGCTGAGAGGAAACTTCAGTGTCAATTCAGACGGAGAGTTTTCAACCGGGATACGGTATATTGTCCAAAAATGGCTGTCCCTTTCCGGAAATTATGATAATGAGCAAGGCTGGGGAGCCGGTGTTACTTTAACTTATTAA
- a CDS encoding TonB-dependent siderophore receptor, which translates to MKKLVLPLSLIVPVLIFSQHRKKDTVTTRVTDIEEVVFQKKTTGRTNDLTNIKISAKEAKAVASISGGIEGLIKTLPSVNSNTELSSQYMVRGGNYDENLIYINDIEIYRPFLIRNSQQEGMSIINPDMVSSVNFSAGGFEPKYGDKMSSALNIYYREPEKFEVSGEASLIGGRLTTGLASKNKKLTALFSGRYRNTNLVLNTLNEDTDFNPSYWDFQSYINYHVNDKFSMSFIGYYSKNDYEMIPKEKNVTFGTLQQPINVGIGYLGKENDQYKNMMGTFSMNYKPSDKWRLTLDSFAYQNREKEYYTIHSNYSLQTFDPVTGNPLPSFDVGGQIDHARNDLFVRTYGTQFRARFSPNVNTDIEVGFKYEKENLKDLTNEWKLVDSAGYSLPRPIVDPRTGGTGDLKLAYQIAGANNIEPTRLSAYAQYSQKFYWGASKVFVNAGARVANWSFNKETLFSPRFQFAIKPDWESDMLFKLSGGIYYQAPFYKEIKDLDGNFNSNIKSQRSMQLILANDYEFNMYDRPFKLTTELYYKKMDDLIPYYMDNVRIRYSGKNNASGYAYGIDTRLFGEFVPGVDSWLSASYARVYENIDGRGDIPRPTDQRFRFAMFYQDYMPSFPSMRVNLTLIYAMGLPNGAPVFTDPYQYQATLPSYKRVDIGLSKVFIDPKDKKKRYGFWGNFQELTLGVQVFNAFNINNTVANQWITDYNTNYMYPVPVRLTGRFFNVKLEFKL; encoded by the coding sequence TTGAAAAAACTAGTTTTACCGCTAAGCCTTATAGTCCCTGTGCTGATTTTTTCCCAACATAGAAAAAAAGATACAGTAACTACTAGAGTAACCGATATTGAGGAAGTTGTATTCCAGAAAAAAACAACAGGAAGAACCAACGATCTTACCAATATAAAAATTTCAGCAAAAGAGGCTAAAGCAGTAGCTTCTATCAGTGGGGGAATCGAAGGGCTGATCAAAACACTGCCTTCCGTAAACTCCAATACCGAGCTGTCTTCTCAATATATGGTGCGTGGCGGAAACTATGATGAAAACCTTATCTATATCAATGATATTGAGATTTACAGGCCTTTCCTGATCCGGAATTCTCAACAGGAGGGGATGAGTATCATAAATCCGGATATGGTTTCATCAGTCAACTTCTCAGCAGGAGGATTTGAACCGAAGTATGGAGATAAAATGTCTTCTGCCTTAAATATTTATTACCGCGAGCCTGAAAAATTTGAAGTTTCCGGGGAAGCGAGTTTAATTGGTGGAAGATTGACAACAGGATTAGCTTCAAAAAACAAGAAGCTTACCGCTTTATTTTCAGGGAGATACAGAAATACCAATCTTGTTTTAAATACGTTGAATGAAGATACGGACTTTAACCCGAGTTATTGGGATTTCCAGTCTTATATCAACTATCACGTAAATGATAAATTTTCAATGTCATTCATAGGGTATTACTCTAAGAATGATTACGAAATGATTCCTAAAGAAAAGAATGTAACTTTTGGAACGCTTCAGCAGCCTATTAATGTGGGGATAGGATATTTGGGAAAGGAAAATGACCAGTATAAAAATATGATGGGTACATTTTCCATGAACTATAAACCGTCTGATAAATGGAGGCTTACCCTGGACAGTTTTGCCTATCAAAACAGGGAAAAGGAATATTATACGATCCATTCCAATTATAGTCTGCAGACTTTTGATCCGGTTACAGGAAACCCGCTTCCCAGCTTTGATGTAGGAGGACAAATAGATCACGCAAGAAATGATCTTTTCGTAAGAACCTACGGAACGCAGTTCAGAGCCCGTTTTTCTCCGAATGTAAACACGGATATTGAAGTTGGGTTCAAATATGAAAAAGAAAACCTGAAAGATCTTACCAATGAATGGAAACTTGTAGATTCAGCAGGATACAGCCTTCCCAGGCCTATTGTGGATCCAAGAACCGGAGGAACCGGAGATCTTAAACTGGCCTATCAGATTGCAGGTGCCAATAATATTGAACCTACCAGATTATCAGCGTATGCCCAGTATTCTCAAAAATTTTACTGGGGAGCCAGCAAAGTATTTGTAAATGCCGGAGCCAGGGTAGCCAACTGGAGTTTTAATAAGGAAACCCTATTCTCTCCAAGATTCCAGTTTGCGATAAAGCCGGATTGGGAATCGGATATGTTGTTTAAACTTTCAGGAGGAATTTATTATCAGGCTCCTTTTTATAAAGAAATCAAAGACCTGGACGGTAATTTCAATTCCAATATAAAGTCTCAGCGTTCTATGCAGCTGATTCTTGCCAATGATTATGAGTTCAATATGTATGACAGGCCTTTTAAGCTGACTACAGAACTGTATTACAAGAAGATGGACGATTTGATTCCGTATTATATGGATAATGTAAGAATCCGGTATTCAGGAAAAAATAACGCGTCAGGTTATGCGTACGGTATTGATACCAGGCTGTTTGGGGAATTTGTTCCGGGAGTAGATTCCTGGCTGTCGGCAAGTTATGCAAGGGTGTATGAAAATATAGATGGGAGAGGTGACATTCCAAGGCCTACGGACCAACGGTTCAGATTTGCGATGTTTTATCAGGATTACATGCCTAGTTTCCCTTCAATGCGTGTCAATCTGACCCTGATCTACGCAATGGGACTTCCTAACGGAGCCCCTGTGTTTACAGATCCTTATCAGTATCAGGCTACCTTGCCGTCTTATAAGAGAGTGGATATAGGATTGTCAAAAGTATTTATTGATCCGAAAGACAAGAAAAAAAGATATGGCTTCTGGGGAAATTTCCAGGAACTGACATTGGGCGTTCAGGTTTTCAATGCTTTTAATATCAACAATACAGTTGCCAACCAGTGGATCACAGATTATAATACCAATTATATGTATCCTGTTCCGGTACGTCTTACAGGACGTTTCTTTAATGTAAAACTGGAATTCAAGCTGTAG
- a CDS encoding DUF1697 domain-containing protein gives MKYCAFLRGVNVKGTNMKMADVCQVFKDAGMNDVSSILASGNIVFSSDKNENDLKTILEKAMSDHFSYEAFLFVKSQEETAVFWNSVPFEKNDDFHVYAFVGIPGVENILMEEFQKASQAENEKAEIVNDIFYWQVSKGNTLDSTFGKVLGKKSLKDQFTSRNINTFEKVLKKMG, from the coding sequence ATGAAATACTGTGCTTTTCTCCGCGGTGTCAACGTAAAAGGAACCAATATGAAAATGGCTGATGTATGCCAGGTTTTTAAAGATGCCGGAATGAATGATGTAAGCTCCATTTTGGCTTCCGGAAATATTGTTTTTTCTTCGGATAAAAATGAGAACGATCTAAAAACGATCCTTGAAAAGGCCATGTCTGATCATTTCTCTTATGAAGCTTTTTTATTTGTTAAATCTCAGGAGGAAACAGCAGTATTCTGGAACAGTGTTCCTTTTGAAAAGAATGATGACTTTCATGTGTATGCTTTTGTCGGAATTCCGGGAGTTGAAAATATTTTGATGGAGGAGTTTCAGAAAGCTTCCCAGGCTGAGAATGAAAAAGCGGAAATCGTCAATGATATTTTTTATTGGCAGGTTTCAAAAGGAAATACCCTGGATTCTACATTTGGAAAGGTTTTGGGAAAAAAGAGTCTGAAAGATCAGTTTACCAGCAGGAATATCAATACTTTTGAGAAGGTTTTGAAAAAGATGGGTTAG
- the kdsA gene encoding 3-deoxy-8-phosphooctulonate synthase, giving the protein MIQYLDNIHHKDSKNFFLIAGPCIIEGEDMALRIAEKVINITDKYNIPYIFKGSFKKANRSRVDSFTTIGEEKSLEILKKVGETFNIPTTTDIHENEHAALAAQYVDVLQIPAFLVRQTDLLVAAAKTGKCVTLKKGQFLSPEAMKFAVQKITDSDNQKVAIIERGNSFGYTDLIVDYRGIPTMREYAPVILDVTHSLQQPNQSSGVTGGRPDLIETVAKAGIAVGADGIFIETHPTPETALSDGANMLRLDLLEDLLQKLTRIRESIL; this is encoded by the coding sequence ATGATTCAGTATTTAGATAATATTCATCACAAAGATTCAAAAAACTTTTTTCTGATTGCCGGACCTTGTATTATTGAAGGCGAAGATATGGCCCTTAGAATTGCTGAAAAAGTAATCAACATTACAGATAAATACAATATTCCTTATATTTTCAAAGGAAGCTTTAAAAAAGCGAACAGAAGCCGTGTGGATTCTTTTACGACGATCGGAGAGGAAAAGTCTCTTGAAATTCTTAAAAAAGTAGGAGAGACGTTCAATATTCCTACAACAACCGATATTCATGAAAATGAGCATGCAGCATTGGCAGCACAGTATGTAGATGTTTTACAGATTCCAGCGTTTTTAGTACGCCAGACGGACCTGTTGGTAGCCGCTGCAAAAACTGGGAAATGTGTTACGTTAAAAAAGGGACAGTTTCTTTCCCCTGAAGCAATGAAATTTGCGGTTCAGAAAATAACTGATTCTGATAATCAGAAAGTTGCTATCATTGAGAGAGGGAATTCTTTCGGGTATACAGATCTGATCGTAGACTACAGAGGTATTCCTACCATGAGAGAATATGCTCCGGTTATCTTAGATGTTACCCATTCTTTACAGCAGCCTAACCAGAGCTCAGGAGTAACAGGTGGAAGACCAGACCTTATTGAGACTGTTGCCAAAGCAGGTATTGCAGTAGGAGCAGACGGAATTTTCATAGAAACCCATCCTACGCCGGAAACCGCATTATCTGATGGGGCCAATATGTTAAGACTGGATTTATTGGAAGATTTACTGCAAAAATTAACAAGAATTAGAGAATCAATTTTGTAA